The Snodgrassella alvi wkB2 genome window below encodes:
- a CDS encoding S24 family peptidase — protein MKTIQETYAERLEMLVQRYGQTKLAEVINSHAVLIQDWINSLKTDDENRISWHQVTKSIRQIEQLLGFERGWFDQPVQEGEFIKYSIQSELTKIPAYQVKQEHDAAESVQFRLLDIEKHLLYKSSDINNQSIKLLDIDRNWAVTHLLGLKLDDIALVTVFGDNMFPTLNESDVLFVDTSIKEFINDGVYLLSGSSNIRIRRLQRVFDEIHIINDNDKYSNQKIAVKDKVDLQVLAKVTRVWSLRRF, from the coding sequence AAAACGATACAGGAAACATATGCAGAGCGACTGGAAATGCTGGTGCAAAGATACGGGCAAACCAAGTTGGCAGAGGTTATTAATTCACATGCTGTTTTAATACAAGACTGGATTAATAGTTTAAAAACAGATGACGAAAATAGGATATCTTGGCATCAGGTAACAAAGTCAATCAGACAAATCGAACAACTGCTAGGGTTTGAGCGCGGGTGGTTTGATCAGCCAGTACAGGAAGGTGAGTTTATTAAATATTCTATTCAATCAGAACTGACCAAAATACCTGCTTATCAGGTTAAGCAAGAGCATGATGCAGCAGAGTCCGTGCAATTTCGGTTATTAGATATTGAGAAGCACTTACTTTATAAATCCTCGGATATAAATAACCAGAGTATTAAACTCTTAGACATAGATCGAAATTGGGCGGTTACACACCTTCTTGGTTTGAAACTAGATGATATTGCCCTTGTTACGGTTTTTGGCGATAACATGTTTCCTACACTGAATGAAAGCGATGTTTTATTTGTAGATACTTCAATAAAAGAATTTATTAATGATGGCGTATATCTGTTATCAGGTTCATCAAATATCAGGATAAGAAGATTACAAAGGGTTTTCGATGAAATACATATTATCAATGATAATGATAAATACTCGAATCAAAAAATAGCAGTTAAAGATAAAGTAGATTTACAAGTATTGGCTAAAGTAACAAGAGTTTGGTCTTTACGCCGCTTCTAA
- a CDS encoding bactofilin family protein: MEAKKEEFIVTQEWLAEMKACKGWLRAFKKHFPNGGEALEVLKRCEELDYTDFGEWLVDRLPPIYPPLVLNTFVGNLFYPNDVHIKGDLSTQWCIYIKGSLKVDGKLTGNKLHSILAAFVNADKIDISGGADIQTRINANSIIMSDCAFIIGDTVANSISLRDSAQILGNAEAKVINLKDGYIGGDVDADEIINDDGWIKGDVNTFTIENINGGRVKGKITYKRSDEHK; this comes from the coding sequence ATGGAAGCTAAAAAAGAAGAATTTATAGTTACTCAAGAATGGCTTGCAGAAATGAAAGCTTGTAAAGGATGGCTTCGAGCTTTTAAAAAGCATTTCCCTAATGGTGGAGAAGCTTTAGAGGTATTAAAGCGATGCGAAGAGTTAGACTATACAGATTTTGGAGAATGGTTAGTGGATCGCTTGCCTCCTATTTATCCACCTTTAGTGCTTAATACTTTTGTAGGTAATCTTTTTTATCCCAATGATGTCCATATTAAAGGCGATCTTTCTACTCAATGGTGTATTTACATCAAAGGAAGTCTTAAGGTAGATGGGAAATTAACAGGCAACAAACTGCACAGCATCCTCGCCGCCTTTGTGAATGCTGATAAGATTGATATTAGTGGAGGAGCAGATATTCAGACACGAATTAACGCTAATTCTATTATCATGAGTGATTGTGCTTTTATTATCGGGGATACTGTAGCTAATAGTATAAGCTTGCGTGATTCTGCTCAGATTTTAGGAAATGCTGAAGCTAAGGTTATTAATCTCAAGGACGGTTATATCGGTGGTGATGTTGATGCTGATGAAATTATCAACGATGATGGATGGATTAAGGGAGACGTTAACACTTTCACTATTGAAAATATTAATGGTGGTAGAGTTAAAGGAAAGATTACTTATAAACGTTCTGATGAACATAAATAA